A region of Allocoleopsis franciscana PCC 7113 DNA encodes the following proteins:
- a CDS encoding polysaccharide deacetylase family protein encodes MQLAPLYPIVYKILQPLFPSCLWAGTSESRTIALTFDDGPHPQYTIELLQVLDHYNIKASFFWLGACVERAPSVAQAVYQRDHWIGLHGYYHHSFPLLSPEALQQSLAKTQEAIRAALATATDDTKACYFDPDNIRDVRPPNGLFTPQTLSLLHQWNYRPVMWSVVPEDWERPGIDVVVQRVLRQVRNGSLIVLHDGYYGGPDVAETTAQLIPRLLQQGYDFITIDQLWQRSPV; translated from the coding sequence ATGCAGCTTGCTCCGCTTTACCCTATTGTGTACAAAATTCTTCAACCGTTGTTTCCCAGTTGTCTTTGGGCGGGAACGAGCGAGTCGCGAACCATCGCCCTGACCTTTGATGATGGCCCCCATCCCCAGTACACCATAGAACTCCTGCAAGTTCTAGACCACTACAACATTAAAGCGAGTTTTTTTTGGTTGGGTGCTTGTGTCGAGCGGGCACCTAGCGTTGCTCAAGCCGTTTATCAGCGGGATCACTGGATTGGGTTACATGGATATTACCATCACTCTTTTCCCTTGCTCTCGCCGGAGGCACTCCAGCAGAGTTTGGCGAAAACTCAAGAAGCGATTCGCGCCGCGCTGGCGACTGCGACAGATGACACGAAAGCTTGCTACTTCGACCCCGACAACATTCGAGACGTTCGCCCTCCCAATGGTTTGTTTACCCCCCAGACTTTGAGTTTATTGCACCAGTGGAATTATCGACCCGTCATGTGGAGCGTTGTACCGGAAGATTGGGAGCGTCCTGGCATTGATGTCGTCGTGCAGCGAGTTTTACGGCAGGTTCGCAACGGGTCGCTGATTGTCTTACACGATGGTTATTACGGAGGACCGGATGTGGCTGAAACAACAGCTCAGTTAATTCCTCGGTTATTACAGCAAGGTTATGATTTCATCACAATCGACCAATTATGGCAACGTTCTCCTGTCTAA
- the rpoD gene encoding RNA polymerase sigma factor RpoD has protein sequence MTQANDVLATLTQPENEFEFLIEDEANRDELVDAQPDEEDGKPGKVRSTRRRAQAKKKHYTEDSIRLYLQEIGRIRLLRADEEIELARKIADLLELERIRDRLSDQLEREPQDSEWATEVNMPLQAFRHRLYVGRRAKDKMVQSNLRLVVSIAKKYMNRGLSFQDLIQEGSLGLIRAAEKFDHEKGYKFSTYATWWIRQAITRAIADQSRTIRLPVHLYETISRIKKTTKILSQEMGRKPTEEEIADRMEMTIEKLRFIAKSAQLPISLETPIGKEEDSRLGDFIEADGETPEDQVSKNLLREDLESVLDTLSPRERDVLRLRYGLDDGRMKTLEEIGQIFNVTRERIRQIEAKALRKLRHPNRNSILKEYIR, from the coding sequence ATGACCCAGGCAAACGACGTACTCGCAACACTAACTCAACCCGAAAACGAGTTTGAATTCTTGATCGAGGATGAAGCGAACCGAGACGAGCTAGTGGACGCTCAACCGGATGAGGAAGACGGTAAGCCTGGAAAGGTGCGCTCTACCCGTCGTCGCGCACAAGCAAAGAAAAAACACTATACAGAAGATTCAATTCGCCTGTATCTGCAAGAAATCGGTCGAATTCGGTTATTGCGAGCAGATGAAGAAATTGAGTTGGCTCGTAAAATTGCGGACTTATTAGAGTTAGAGCGTATACGCGATCGCTTGTCTGATCAATTAGAGCGAGAGCCACAAGATAGCGAATGGGCAACCGAGGTGAACATGCCTCTGCAAGCCTTCCGCCACCGCCTTTATGTAGGGCGCAGAGCGAAGGACAAAATGGTACAGTCTAACCTGCGTTTGGTTGTTTCCATTGCCAAAAAATACATGAATCGAGGGCTTTCATTCCAAGACTTGATTCAAGAAGGTTCTCTGGGTTTAATTCGCGCCGCTGAGAAGTTTGATCATGAAAAAGGATACAAGTTCTCCACCTATGCAACTTGGTGGATTAGGCAGGCCATAACCCGTGCGATTGCCGATCAGTCCCGCACGATCCGCTTACCTGTTCACCTGTACGAGACGATCTCGCGGATCAAAAAAACCACTAAAATCCTCTCTCAAGAAATGGGTCGTAAGCCCACTGAAGAAGAAATTGCTGATCGCATGGAAATGACGATCGAGAAGCTGCGATTCATTGCTAAATCAGCCCAACTCCCCATCTCCCTCGAAACACCGATCGGGAAAGAAGAAGACTCCCGCCTTGGAGACTTCATTGAAGCCGATGGCGAAACCCCAGAAGATCAAGTCTCCAAAAATCTGCTTCGGGAAGACCTCGAAAGCGTTCTTGACACCCTTAGCCCCCGTGAACGTGATGTTCTCCGCTTGCGTTACGGGTTAGATGATGGACGCATGAAGACCTTAGAAGAAATCGGTCAAATTTTCAACGTCACTCGCGAACGAATTCGGCAAATTGAAGCCAAAGCGCTCCGCAAACTGCGCCATCCCAATCGCAACAGTATTCTCAAAGAATACATTCGCTAA
- a CDS encoding chlorophyll a/b-binding protein, whose amino-acid sequence MQGESRNDAKFGFTPQAENWNGRLAMIGFVAALITEFVTGQGVLHFWGLL is encoded by the coding sequence ATGCAAGGCGAAAGTCGCAACGATGCCAAATTCGGCTTTACTCCTCAAGCAGAGAATTGGAACGGTCGTTTAGCCATGATTGGCTTCGTTGCCGCTCTAATTACTGAGTTCGTTACAGGTCAAGGTGTATTGCACTTCTGGGGTCTGCTGTAA